The window CTGCCTTGGGCATGAAACGTTCGTTCGTATTCCTGCCTCGTTAAAATTTGCTTTTGATGTTCGGGATGCGGCGGCCCGACACGGCTAAAGCCACATGATTTTGATCTGGCCCTCTACCTGCTTGAATTCCTTATCCCCTGTAACCAGTTCCGCTTTTCGCAATTTTGCCATGGCCGCGGCAAAGCAGTCGGCGTAGGACATCTTGTTGTTCGCTTTGAATTCCGCGGCCAGCCGGGTCAGTTCCAGGTCGGCGGGGATGACCTCTACAGGCAAGGTGGAAATGAGATGAGCCAGTTGGCCGGCCCGCTCCCGCCCGGCTTCTCTCAAGGTGATGTAGAAAACCTCTCCCCAGTTTATGACGGAAAGAAGAAGAGGGCGGCCGGAATCCCGAGCCGTGCGAAGAACCTCAATCATCTTCTCCTTTCCCGCCTCACCCTCAAAGTAGGCGAGCAGACTGTAAGAATCCAAGACCCTTGTCGCGGCCCTCACAGTTCACGCTCCTTGTCTTTTTCCTCCATCAATGCCTTGAGCAGCTTCCCCTTGGTTCCGGCTATGCCCGCCAGGGTTTGGATATACTCGTCCGTAATGGGCCGGATGGCTATCTCGCCGTTATGCTCGTAAAGGTACACCTGGGTTCCTTTCTTGATCCCGAACTTGCGCCTCAACTTGGATGGGATGACGACCTGGCCCTTGCCGGTCACGACTGACTTGTCCATAAAACCTCCGGTGGATATCTTTAGGAATTAAGGATACCGTATGAATTAAAGTATGTCAAGATAATTTTTGTTGTTACAAATAAATTAAGGAGGTCAGTAATTTATCCGTTGGAGGTTCTGTATTTTGGGGAGCCTTTTTCAGGCGAGGAATGGAAAGGGGCCGCGGGATGGTTCTCAGAAACGCTAAAATAGACCGCATGTGGACGCGGCACTGCGGCTTTGTCATGACACATGACCAGCGGGTTGCGGGTCTGCGACAAAAATGTTGGTACACATCAGGATTATATAGGGTTGTCATTGTCCGGCTTGACCGGACAATCCAGTTTCTAATGTCTGGATTCCCCGATCGAGTCGGGGAATGACGCTACCAGAGAAATATTTACCCATAAATTTGTCGCAGACCCGCGGGTTGCGGACCAATTGACAGAAGCCCTCCCGTTAGTTATATTTAAATAACTTGTTCTTGCCTGCCAAAGGCTTGCATGAGAAACAAAGGAGGCAATATGGAATACAGTGAAAAAGTCATGGACCACTTCATGAATCCGAGGAATGTCGGAGAGATGGAGGACGCCTCTGGAATCGGCGAGGTGGGAAATCCCAAATGCGGCGATGTGATGCGGTTTTATCTCAAGATCAAGGACGGGGTGATTGAAGACGCCAAGTTCAAGACCTTCGGATGCGGCGCGGCCATTGCCACCAGCAGTATGGCCACGGAGATGGTCAAGGGCAAGACCATCGAGGATGCCATCAAGATCACCAACAAGGTCGTGGCCGATGCCCTCGGCGGGCTCCCGCCGATCAAGATGCACTGCTCGGTCCTGGCCGAGGAGGCCCTGGAGTCTGCGCTCACCGATTATTTCAAGAAACAGGGAGAACCCGAAGACAAGGTCAAGAAACTCAAAGCCGAGGCCGGTATCATGGACCATGATCATTAATAATGGTCTCTTAAAAAAGCCTCCAAGATAGACGGCATAGTAAAAAGCTCCGGATGCAAGGCGCACGAATCCTGAGGAGTGAGGCGTACTTACGAGTACGCTGCAATGACGAAGGATGAAGCGCAACGCCGCAGACGGACTTTTTACTATGCCGTAAAGGGATCAGATGTCCGTCACCTATCTTCCGATACTTCTCCTCTTTCTGATTACGGGGGCCATGGCCGGCGGGATCCTTTACCTGGCCAGGGTCATCGGCCCCCGGAACATGACCCCGGCCAAGGCCATGCCC is drawn from Nitrospirae bacterium CG2_30_53_67 and contains these coding sequences:
- a CDS encoding Fe-S cluster assembly scaffold protein NifU, giving the protein MEYSEKVMDHFMNPRNVGEMEDASGIGEVGNPKCGDVMRFYLKIKDGVIEDAKFKTFGCGAAIATSSMATEMVKGKTIEDAIKITNKVVADALGGLPPIKMHCSVLAEEALESALTDYFKKQGEPEDKVKKLKAEAGIMDHDH